In a single window of the Rhodamnia argentea isolate NSW1041297 chromosome 2, ASM2092103v1, whole genome shotgun sequence genome:
- the LOC115727054 gene encoding uncharacterized protein LOC115727054 codes for MSRLSFRPRPLDIHKKLPIVKSVKDFEDDDTPTTSATRSSQLSRLSSSIDFDNHASTGNEVNPVPSSKKVASEIPTPEYVVVDTYERDYSRTFSQPTSYLRGRGARAELGEFIEYDLDNEDEDWLEEFNQEKKILSSERFESLLFRFEVLDHKARERAGVLTTALGSPIPVLLQLDAASEAVQAQSIKYSIFHSVYSYWKEKRERWQKPILRRLQPPPPVNDTNPYNVFRPREKAHRLHTRRMQRRENNVQSFEKLRQVRRNLEQAKIIMEALIKREERKREAMETEVSLQRLQMKYKNEMELVDDSLALPGFPPVSSKFGSTEEEFVDSDEIANFRPRSRSSATQSLPYSNSNFVSAPPGSFKQESRRRPVPNTWLHKMDPLEPILLFTKPLVPEKLAAAGIVPPANLSKSFTTPTVNKFRGRIGRGGRIIFDRWNPLLHSPIDFGSSSYVP; via the exons ATGAGCAGGCTGTCGTTCAGGCCTCGCCCTCTCGACATCCACAAGAAGCTCCCTATCGTGAAATCGGTCAAGGATTTCGAAGATGACGACACGCCCACGACGTCCGCCACCCGCAGTTCCCAGCTGTCGAGGCTTTCTTCTTCTATCGACTTCGATAACCATGCCAGCACTGGCAACGAG GTAAACCCAGTCCCAAGTAGTAAGAAGGTGGCTTCTGAAATACCTACTCCTGAATATGTTGTTGTCGATACGTACGAAAGAGATTATTCGCGCACCTTCAGTCAGCCGACGTCTTATTTGCGTGGAAGGGGAG CTAGGGCTGAGCTTGGAGAATTTATTGAGTATGACTTGGACAATGAAGATGAGGACTGGCTTGAAGAATTTAAccaggaaaaaaagattttgtcGTCCGAAAG GTTTGAAAGTCTTCTCTTCCGCTTTGAGGTATTGGATCATAAGGCTAGAGAAAGAGCTGGAGTCTTAACAACTGCATTAGGTTCACCAATTCCTGTTCTCTTGCAACTTGATGCTGCTAGTGAG GCTGTACAGGCTCAGTCcattaaatattcaattttccATTCTGTTTATTCTTATTGGAAAGAGAAG CGTGAACGGTGGCAAAAACCTATATTGCGGCGTCTCCAG CCTCCCCCACCAGTTAATGACACCAACCCCTACAATGTCTTTAGACCCAGGGAGAAAGCCCATAGACTCCACACAAGAAGG ATGCAACGGAGAGAAAATAATGTGCAATCATTTGAAAAGCTTCGTCAG GTCCGACGTAATCTTGAACAAGCAAAGATAATCATGGAGGCTTTGATTAAG agagaagagaggaaaagagaagcgATGGAGACTGAAGTAAGCCTTCAGAGGCTTCAGATGAAATATAAG aatgaAATGGAGCTAGTGGATGATAGCTTGGCTCTACCTGGATTTCCACCTGTGTCTTCCAAGTTTGGTTCGACTGAGGAAGAGTTTGTGGACTCTGATGAAATTGCCAACTTTCGTCCTCGATCACGGTCTTCGGCAACACAAAGTCTACCGTATTCGAACTCCAACTTTGTTTCGGCTCCTCCAGGCAGCTTCAAGCAAGAGTCGAGACGGCGACCTGTGCCCAATACATGGCTGCATAAGATG GATCCTCTTGAGCCAATTCTGTTGTTCACAAAACCTCTAGTTCCTGAGAAGTTGGCAGCTGCCGGCATTGTGCCGCCGGCCAATTTGTCGAAGAGTTTTACTACCCCAACCGTCAATAAGTTCCGTGGAAGAATAGGTCGCGGGGGTCGAATAATATTTGATCGGTGGAACCCTCTTTTGCATTCCCCAATCGACTTTGGCAGCTCTTCCTATGTACCATAA